A window of Pedobacter lusitanus contains these coding sequences:
- a CDS encoding DUF7336 domain-containing protein translates to MEFVYLLWHTHSDGALLYNEDGKLIGVYNSKENAEEAQSRAEQLNGFKDHREGFEISRNEVDKDEWTSGFVSFT, encoded by the coding sequence GCATACACATTCAGATGGTGCTCTTTTGTATAATGAAGATGGTAAACTAATAGGTGTTTATAATTCGAAAGAAAATGCAGAAGAGGCACAATCCCGTGCTGAGCAGTTAAATGGATTTAAAGATCATCGGGAAGGTTTTGAGATCTCCCGCAATGAAGTTGATAAGGATGAATGGACTTCAGGTTTCGTTAGTTTTACCTGA